Below is a genomic region from Patagioenas fasciata isolate bPatFas1 chromosome 5, bPatFas1.hap1, whole genome shotgun sequence.
TTAATCCACCAGTTCCATACCAATCCATTGCAGAGGTCCTTGCAGGAAAAACTGGGCACAGAGTGACACCCCACATACTTTATGGATTCCAGACTTCTCCTGAGTGTGTATAGTCAAATTAATATTGAATAAACACACAGAAGAGAATAGCGCATgaaccactgaaattattttctgcctttaaataaaaccaaactgcAGCGAACCAAAAGCTTTACATACTTTAGAATATGGAAATAACCTATCAACAATAAGAGAACATTCTAGGAAGACATGGCAGTGGCCTTGCTAGGAGTTTTTATTCTCTTTCATGAGAGCTGTGCTGAGTGCCTTTTTTAAATTTATGTATTAGAATAAATAGGAAAATAAACTGTTCAATAAATACAGTATTAAAAATTAACAATTTTTACTCTGTATGCCCTATGAAAAATATTAGATTGCAGAAAGTCTGGTAGTCTTAGAAGACATTCATTAGTTAGTACAATAACACATGTTATATATTGCATATTCATATATGTCTGGCACTTGATTTGCACACAGTTAGAGAAGTAACAAGAACAGACCCATCACAGGCACTGTGGAGCCCAGATATCTTAGTGATGGTACAAGTGAAATGTATCGGATCAGCCTGTGCACCCGCCATACGTCATAAACTGATAAATATACTCACATACTCATATTAGCTTTTGCCTATTTTGTCAACTTACATGATGCACCTTCAAGTATTAAAATGGGTTTCCACTTGTATTTACACCTCTAGTAGACAGCAATCCCAACTGTAGCTATTTTCAGCCATTACTATAACGAAACGATAGAATTGGCTTAGATGCATACATTGCTCTTTacagcatttttcttcctttttgttccAATGAAGAACAGCTTCATATTCATGACTTTACAGAGTAAAATGAATAATAAAACTCAATTGCATCATGTCCTTTGCACCTAACAACAGGTGAATGTGAGGTACTTTGTGAAAGCCTAAATATGAGACTTCATCCTAATTCATATCGTAAATTACTGACAAACACCAACCAAATAATCTGTTAACATGAACTGCTGTTAGATGTTGCAATCTTGTTAGCGTTTAGCATTATCTAGAAAGAAGAGCCATAGGCATATTGTATAAACTGGTTTCACTCCTCACACAGCCCAGGAGGCTGCGGTCACCTCTGCCGTATCCATCACCTCTCTTGGCGACTGGCCCGTAGATCCCCAGATCCACCTTCTTGCTCTTCTTGAAGCCAGGATGAACATTTGCTTGCTTCTAGTCCTCAGCAACCTCCCGTGGTTGCCATGACCTCTCAAAGACAAGTGAGAGTGCccttgtcatggaggaaccccaaacccacctgtcctggttttgttaaaaacaagttccttttttagtgaatttgcctgtcagctaaagccttcatgttagctgcattttcctggagaacccaacacatgttttggttaaacctagcaatggaatgcaaacttattgataagcatggatggacatctcgcgagaggggcaacaagaaaactgatgtccgagagactgaccaacggtgtataacattccattcacgtgaatacttcatataaaagtgggagatcacgaggatctcgtccctttttgctctctttcccttttttcctcatggctgacattaggagaggaccttgctggtcgtccctgcgaactgaggcctagtgagagactgaatccagctccggttggctacagagtctaatccaggactttgggtgctggctctgcagttgctgagacttacaagattggttttgtatattttgtattattttctctattcttattagtagcattagtaaaacatctttaacttttccaactctctcctctctgtccttctttccctcccgatcgcctgtcctgagtgggaaggggggagagggaggggcaaaagggggaagtgggggggagaggaggttaacaatacatctgccagggtttgattgtcaccccgcaatcttaaccctcgacaccaccCCAAACAAATAATAAGCTGAAATTAAAGTTAATTTCgtaccaaaaccaaacagaaaccagTGTAAATGGGAGGTGATCCAAAATCAGTCAGCACTCCAGCAACATTTGATAAACTGCAGGTTCGATATACCAGTTGGGGATATTACTACTTTGCAACTCAAAAGAAGAGGTGGTATCCCTGACCTCAGAGGAGGGCTCTGTTCACAGTCTctttgctctgagaagaccattcCAAGCAGGGCTTCAGCACCACCCCATTTTCAAGTCAGGTCGGATGCAGCTGTGGTCATTAGGAGCATGGCCCAGAAGCTTCCCTGGCTCTGGGCACCTCATTGGCTGAGCACCCTGTCTATTGATTGATGGTCCCTCCCttcctgccctgccagctgggGCATTCACAGGTGTTCCCTAATCAGACACTCATGGGTGTCCAGTGTGTTTAGATGTTCCTGAGCTGATCCTCTTCCACCAAGGTTGTTTTCCTTGCTCCTGACTTTTCCACTGGACTCTAGGACCTGTGCTTGCTGAGATCAATCAGCAGAttgcccaggggaaaaaaaaaaatagaagaaggcATCGAGTGTTTTGGCCTTTACTGTGTCCATTGTCACCAAGCCCCTGTTTCATGTGGCAGTGGGCCCACATTTATCCTGGTTTCTATTTTGTTCATGATATACCTACAGAAGTGCTTCTTCTTGCACTTCACATTCCTTGCTATCTTCAACTCAAGAtgggctttggctttcctaatCCCACCTCTGCACATTGTTTCTATAATATATTCCACCAGGGTCACCTGTTCCTTCTTCCCCCTCGCATATGCTTCCTTTTTACTTTTGGCCATCTGTGTAAGCTTTCTGTCACTCCTGCTTGACTTTCTGCTCACTGGCATTGACCATCCTTGAGTTTGGAGGAAGCAAACCTTGAAAATCACCAGCATTCCCTGACCACCCTTTATTCCAGGACCATATTCCATGGGATTTTTTCAAGCAAGTTCCTGAACAGGACCAAAACTGCTCTTCTGAACTTCAGGCTTATGattctgtttcctcctctcaggaTCCTGAACACCACCGTCCCACAGTCTTTGCAGGTGAAGTTGCCCCCAGCCTTCATGTCCCTCATCAGTCTCCCTTGTTTGCACATATCAGGTCCAGCAAAGAGCTTCCCTTTGTCAGCTCCTCTCCCAGCTGTGGCAGGAAGCACCTTTAAAATAACCCAGTTACACTGTGGCCCAAAAGAATAATTACATCGATAAAAGAGCTCCTTCAAcaacagaagaggaaaggaataaaCAAACCTGTGCATTTTATTAGTATTGAGGTACAGTCCCACTACAATTGGCTAAAtagtacttttttgttgttttgttttgttttgttttttttttactaaaaaacaACATATAAAAACCATATAAAAAAGCTGATAGGTCAATTAGCTATAAATACAAAACATTCACAAACATTTTCTAAAAAGTAGAGCAGCCTGTTTTGGACATATAACTACATATAACTTCGTATTTATGGCCCAGTTCACTCAAGATCATAAGAACGGATTTGTTTTCCGCACTATAACTGCTTTCTGCACAAGGATCCAACACAACGGCTGCTCTTGGGTTTATGAATTACCATAGATGAAGATGCACGTGACTGACAAGACACAGGTCTCTTCTTCTTCATGGTAGGAACATTGTCTTCCTTTGGAGGAGGCACATGTACAGGTTTCCAAGGAATGGGGTTACAAtatgctggagctggatacaaATTTCCATTAACACACcctgaaacatttaaaaaatacacagtaACTAAAAAGGAATACTTGCACTACAAGCTTTACAATGCAAGCAGTAATAATAATCAACTGGACTAAGAGACTCAACAGCACCTTCAGAGGATGACAGCACAGGCACGTCACATAATTGAAATGAATCAAAGTAATGAATCTTCCACCTTTTTTTATATACTAATAAATGGCATATTCTtcatctctattaaaaaaaagggaaggtCAAATGCTGTGAAACATTCAGAATGCTCAGCCCTTTGTATATCTAAAAGCTGTTGTATGTCTACGAATTGGTTGCTCTGCATTGTTTCAAAGCATTTATAACTTCCTGTCACCAAATACGCAAAGCTCACACATTTTTCCATCTTTGTTTAACtgttattcttcatttttttgaGGTGACAAATACAGTAATTATCCACATACACATTAATAATCTAGGGTCCATAAGGCAATATCAGAAAACCTAAAATGCAACAGAAGGAACATGTTGCCCTGTCAGTCATTTGTCTGTAGTGAAATTTCAGTGTATACATCATATGGTTGGGTAAAACAAAGTCTGTAACATATTGTATTGCATGAATGCAACTGAGTATATAAATGCTTTTCAAAAATCACTTGAACAAGTAATTGGAGCTGTTGGGAAGTAATGAAAGtccaaaaacaaacccacaaaggtAAAACGTATCACCATCTACAAATGGATGTAAGCAGAAGAGCAAACGTCGTTCACCTGCTTTATACATTTGCTAAAATCTTCAGAGCCTGGACTTCAGGTCCTAAAGTATTTTCTGTTGCTagttcaaataataataatttaaattctatgAAAACAATAAAGACAAAAGTGtatctgtgtgtatgtatatatacacatatatatttaaacaaaatttaattattttacattGATTAGAGGGAAGGAACCACAACCCTAACTCACTACATACGTGCAGCAGGAGTACAGACCTGTAGACTTCCCATGTGGGAAGCCATAACCATTTAAAACAGGACGTGGTTTATTTCTGGCATTATGTAGCCATTCCTTAAAGATCTTCTCcgatctctctttcttttcctgtagttcagcttccctttctttttctttctcctaaaaattaaaaaaaaaaaaaaaaaaaaacctaagatATAACAAAGTACTCTACAATATACACAGAATTGTAAATAAATCTTTTGCAGATTCCAAGACTGCTGAATATATTTCCAATACAAATGTTTAAGTACAGCAGCTGGATTTAAACTCAGTTTAATTGATAAGAACCTATGTAATGAAGATGTAACTATAAGAATGCACATGTTTTAAGCCTGTCTGATGACTTGAATTTTCTTGGGTTTCAGGCTCCTTGTGCTGTGCAATGTAGCAGCTCAGCAGAGACCCAGAACCAGTTTGTTAAGCAGGAAATAAACACCATCAGTACAGAATATTTAAGCGTGTTTCAATTATATGGGAAATTGTGAAATACTACAAAATTAATGTCACTAAGGTCTGAAAACTGATCTGATACAGGTAACAGTGTTTCAAAGTTAATCTGAATAAATTATGATACATACTTGTGAAATACTTACAAATGGGTTCTGCACTTTAAAAACAACTGCTATAATTACAGAGGGAATATAGATAAATTTCTCTCATCACAATTGTCCCCCACACTTAGCTACAACAGTAGTGTAGCACTCCTAGGATATTCATATTCTACTGAAAAATAATACTGTAATGTTAATTAAAAGATAACCAATCAACTTCACAGATAAGACATCTGGTCATACATCTCCTAGTTTTCAAGCATAGTCATTACCAATCTGTGATATTTCAGAGGAATTCTGGATGATTCCTGCAAGCGTAGCCTTGACAGAGCATTTGTTCTAGTGAACTAGAGGACCTCAAAGCCCATACTTCAGGAAGCTTATACTAAGTGAGAGGTCTTGTGAAGCTCAATATAAAAACAGATAGGTGAtcaattaaaataacattaaaattagAACTCCTAGCATCAGATTGTTACGGACAGATATGAAGAaaactgtttttaattaaaaaatatgtgcAAGTATAATAATACCAGTGATCCTGGGAGAAAAATCCACATAATGCCACCTATTTTGTGTCTGGGTCACCATGCAACAGACTGAGTAACAAAGGTACACTGGGTGGCTTGTATTTCCCTTATCGTACCGCAACTGCAGTGGGTTTGCAAAGACTATTAACAGAAATGCTTTAATATGCCCCTTGCTTTGCTGATCATACTTTGAAGTCTTCAATGCACAAACACTACAACTTTTGCAAGTTCTTTTCATGCACAACACTGCCATCTGATATATTCTAATCAATTTAACCAATCAAGATATTTAACATAAGTTACAGATTAGGTAACTTCATCCAAATAAATGATTAGTTGATTAataccttctctttcttcttcttttctgcctCTTCAGCTCTCTTCTTCTTTAACCATTCTTTATACTTTACTTCAGCCTTTTCTTGTAGCTGCATTTTTTCTAGTTCCCTTGTGGCTTTTTCTGCCATTTCTTTGCtcaactttttttccctttctcttctttcctacATGAAACAGAATAGAAACTTTTCAGTATATTTCAATGGGAAATTCTTTTGAGGAACAGTTAATTTTCTTACACAATTACAAATTGTAATTTGTAAAATCATATTTTAAGCTCTTTGAAGACAGAACCTGTTGATCACTAGATTCCAGATAAAGCAGTTTTAAACAGATAAACTTGTCGCAAAACATGGTAAATGATTTACTTTCAGGACTCCTTATGCTATTatgtttgcattttatttatttatacatttttttaaaacacttcagACACTTCTCAATATTTCTGAGACTAAAAACCTTTCTGAAGACTGTAATTAAAAGGCAGGGAAGCTTCTTAAATTACATATCCTTAATCACAATACTTCAGATGAGTTTAGCTACTATCTAGGCTGACCCAAAGTTAAATTAGGTCTTGTGTAAACCATGATATACCACGCACACTACCATGAAAGCCACAACTATTGTGAAGTTTTACTTCCAGTGAGACATCCTTACGAGAGGGAGACTCCCCACAGAACTGCAGACTTTGCAGCTGCCTGGAAATTATTCTGCAGACAGATCAGAAactctccctcttttttcctgCACAGACCGGCTTTTCGTTCATAAAATTAGTGTGTACCGCATTCCCAGCTGCTTTCATAACCTGTTTCATGTCAAACTCCTGTCACCCTGCTCTTCCCAGCTTCCTCCATCCTCGTCACTTTCCCTTATACAAGCCTATCAAAAATGCTAGGAACGTGTACTTAATGTACATGTTCTTCAATCCTCCCTCCATTCTCCTTCCACGTATACATGAGGGGAGGGAAATTTCTAATTTGTTTAAGCTTGGTGGGGTCAGATTGGCTTTTAAAAATTCTCTTTGATCTCATGTTCGAAACAGACATGATCTATTCACCAAACTGAATTTCCATATGCTTTAAAATATGATTACAGGTACTACATAAATTAAGGTATTGATTGTAAAACATGCAGTTACTCATTGGAAGAAAGGCTTGTTCTCCCACCACCCCACCCAAACACATTATTAAGGAGAAAGGATACAAATCTGCCCTGTGGGTTCATCGCTCTGGGCTGTGATCCTGATCCTGTCAAACCTCAGAACCCAACGAAGCCAGGTCAGGTCAGTATTTGAAAATTCCCACCCAAACCAAATCCAGTCGTCCCACAAAGCGGCGATGGTGACTCAGTTATGTGTCACACTGAGTCAATACCAACCCAGTGTTTCATCAGCAGAACTACTGACTTTTCAAGAAAAATCAGACCTATGCATATGGGGAGAATCATCTAATGAATTTCAAATTTGAAGAAGCATCCCGCTTTCTTCCTGACAGAagatagaaacattaaataattttcCAGGCAGAAAAAAGCCCTATTGCCATTGAAAAAGAGACACTATATCCAACTAGAAGCAAATTAATACAGTAGATATTTCTGTATGCTTATATCAATGATTAAACGAGAGGCTGGAAAGGGTAAAATGCAGAGCTGCCTTCTGTTCTGCATTTTCTATGTAGAGTGTCACTGAACAGAAATATTCCCAGAAATTCATGTTGTGGTTTATACTTTTAAGATCATTCTCACAGCAGTCCTTCCCAATTTTCTGCTCTGCAGCATGcgacatttttcttttcatacaTAAGTGATGGTTCTATTTCATAGCTGTTTGCTCTGACATCTTAGTTCCCAAATTCTATCATCATTTTATGCTGACTGATGGCAAAATACAGGAAAAGTCCACACTGCCAACATCAGAACATACACCCAAATTTCCTCGTTTATCCTCATAATAATCCTGAACGTCAATCACATTTAGCAGCCTCAGAAATCTGAGTTGTTCGGCCAATTATCTTTGCAATTTAGCCCTAGCTCACCACGCTGAGCCCACAGAAATATCTCTTCAATCTCTTCCGAATCAGCATGTAAAAAGAAGAAGCTGAAAGGAGGTCAGTGAACCAACACGGAGCTGCAGTTGTCTGCCAGCAGGCAGGTTTGCAATGATTTACTGCTCAAGTTGACACATGTCCAAGCAGAGCCCACTGCAGCCTAGTAACTGAAGAATTTTAAGGTGGTTACACACATGGATCCTTCTCCCAAACTTCCTTTGTCATGGGTACTCAATATAAATGACAAGGTCTTAATGCACTTTGTCCCTGAACACTCTCAGGGTCTTCAGAAGAATGAACACACCATGAATGCTGCTGAAATACACAAGTGCTTGTATTTTAATCACCTGTCACCCTGAATTCCTCCTCCACAAGTCTATCTAAAACTCATTCTAACACTAACCATGAGAAATTAGTTCATTATACTTACAGAAATCTAAAAGTAAGTCTAGATGCAATTAAGATTCTGCTACAACCTGAAATTATAAACATGGCAGTGGTCATGCACAACCTCACAGGAAAGTTTTGAGTAAAGACACATCAGCACTGTactaaagaggggaaaaaaagagcctGTTTTGTAAAGTATTCCAGGTCTAGATGCTGAAAAACTCACAatagacagaaaacaaacaaacaaacaaaaataaccccaaatgaacaagcaaaacaaaaacctcaaaacaaataaacaagcaatCTTATGAAATTAAGCCCAGAGTCACAAAAAGGTCAGATATGTAAAGGTAGACTCAGGTATGTAAACAGAATATTTAAAGTCTTAAATGCAAGCTGGTTTTCAAGATTGGAAAGTATTTATTCTAGATATTCAAGTTAACTTCCCTAACAAATATGTTTCTTGAAAGGGTTCAGTCTTGAGAAAGGTGAACATCTCAGCATCTCTTTCAAGTCTAAACTGTCAGCAAAAACCAGAGCACATCAGGTTCTACATAAATGCAGCATCAACCACTGCTTTGACTCAGAACAATTCAGTTGTTAGAACATGAACGTAGGAGAGGGAAGATCTGGATTTCATCCCCCTTCTGCCTGGGAGGATTCAAACTAACACGTCCCACAGTGGGGAGAATATTCCATCAGTCAGGCTGTGGGCTGGGACGACAGGATTTTCCACCGCTTCTCTTGAAGCCGTACCACTCCTCACAAAATAATTAACAATTCCTTGGATGAAAGAAAGAGAGCACGAGCCAGTGTGACTTGAAAGTCATGCTCAAACTGCTGAACAATCTGTGTTCTATATTAACAATGGTGAgataaaatatgcattaaaaacaaaagccTTTGGAGTAAGAGTTGGAACTTTCTCATAAAGACTGTCAGTCAATAGCAAAGTAAATTGTAAGAACAAAATTTCCAATGAAAAAGCACCGAAACAGAATTTTCCCATCCTGCACctgttttccattaaaattatatttttcagtaaGTAATGGGgacttactgaaagaaaaaatgaacaaaagaaaagctgaacGAAGTTCACAATTAATGCTTGTTTTGCCCaaatttaattttaagaaaaaaatgaaaagcgaTGCCTTATTCTCTATTCAACAACACAGAAAGTATTAGAAATGCTACAGTCCAATTAAGATTGGCATTAGAATAATAAGTTTCTCCAATGTAAAATGTGTAACTTCGCTGCTTGTGTTCTTAGAACACAAGATATGTTATTAATATAGCATAAAGTATTACATGAAAGACTAAGACAAGGATGTTAACAACATGAGCTACCAAATTCTAAGAATGAAGTAGCTTTGCAGAGTCAATATAGTCAGGTTAAACATGACTGGAAGATACCATATTAAATAGACCACAGAGGGCAGAGTGCACTGTGCTagtgttaatttttaaaatacttaatcAAAAAGCTCTTGTCATCAGGCCTGGCCTTTAATCCTCATATTTTATTCAGCATTAATGCATAAGAGGTTCTGAGTGTTACACCAAAGTTCTAAACAGTCACAGTAATTTACAGACACTTCAGTTTATGCAGGCACAATGCATTTCTCAAAGCCTTTGGTACTTCAACTTCAAGGCAATTAATCAGTAATTCAGCCATTACATGTACCTTATTTAAGTGCTCAACCCCATAGTTTTTGATAGGAATGAAAGAGACTCCACATCACAGGATCAAAAGTTCATGTAAaataggaagaggaaaaaaacttgCTCCCGTCAACAACAAGCTTCCTATTCTAGGGCAAAGCATTAGGAAATAAGTCATATACACCTGGGGTTCTTCAGATACAGTGTTGCAAGCACAGTGCTCTTGATAGGCAGGCAAGCCTTAAACGCAAATTATGCTTAGAAACTACAAAGGCAGAGGTTGGGGCCCTGTTTACATGAAGATAACAACATTTCATATGAAACTACATAAACCTCCATAGTCAAAACCATCCTCAGTTCTTTAGAGAAATAGCAGTAAGAGGACACTGAATAAAGGAAGAACAGGAGCCTGGAAAGACAAAGGATTTTTAAACTAAACTCAACCTCATTCTTGGGAGATGAGATTGTAAGGGTAAAGTCCTGGAAGAATGCTACACATGACTTGAATTGACTAAGTCAAGGgcaaatgagggaaaaaaaaaacaggtttcaGACAGCAGCTTACATATTTTCCAGAACAGAACAGAAGCTTTTCACTAGCATCTCCAGAAACTTCCACTGAGTAGAACACAGTAAGTTATCAGGCAGTAGAACCAGTGCCTGGCCACACCGTGACGGAACTCGGAATTGAACGATATTGGACAAACTCTGAATAGCGGTGGTCTTCAAAGGAAACACTACAAAAGAAAGTATGAATGAGTGAACAATTCCGAACATCTCTGACCTCacctattgcttttttttttgcatatttttataCCCAGCCAGAGTTTTGTTGTCACATATTAATCCATCAGAATTTAGATGAGAGAGAAAAGTCCTTGGAAGGAATCGGAAATGCAATTCCCAAATATTTTGAAGATGTTAAGCAGTTACTTCTTATCTTCCTTCTTAAACTGTAATTTACCCAAGTCTGAAAACACCTACCATCTACAGCCTGCTAAGGCAAATGGTCACAAAACTCTCATTTATTAAGCAAGAACATATCTGACAAGACAAAAAGATGCTACTATGGAGAGGAGATTTTCAAAAGGTATCGCACAAGTAGG
It encodes:
- the CCDC34 gene encoding coiled-coil domain-containing protein 34 isoform X2, giving the protein MNTQLEKMKQKQERERRKRIAEEKHKEWVQKKREEERREREKKLSKEMAEKATRELEKMQLQEKAEVKYKEWLKKKRAEEAEKKKKEKEKEKEREAELQEKKERSEKIFKEWLHNARNKPRPVLNGYGFPHGKSTGCVNGNLYPAPAYCNPIPWKPVHVPPPKEDNVPTMKKKRPVSCQSRASSSMVIHKPKSSRCVGSLCRKQL